One Trichosurus vulpecula isolate mTriVul1 chromosome 7, mTriVul1.pri, whole genome shotgun sequence genomic region harbors:
- the LOC118857693 gene encoding 3-mercaptopyruvate sulfurtransferase-like — protein MAAGSLFRALVSAKWVAKSLKESQPLKLLDASWYLSKLKRDARQEFEKGHIPGAAFFDIDLCSDQTSPYDHMLPSATEFAEYVGKLGVGNGSHVVVYDASDQGLYSAPRLWWMFRAFGHETVSLLDGGLRNWKWEGYPLSSGRACPIQAEFQATLNPMFVKTYEDIKENIESRWFQVVDSRVEGRFRGIEPEPREGIEPGHIPGTLNIPFIDFMTEEGLEKSPDAIQRLFQDNKVDLSKPLVATCGSGITACHVALGAYLCGKPDVAIYDGSWVEWYMRARPEDVISEGRGKTF, from the coding sequence ATGGCTGCAGGATCCCTCTTCAGAGCTCTGGTGTCAGCCAAGTGGGTGGCTAAGTCCTTGAAGGAATCCCAGCCCCTGAAGCTGCTGGATGCCTCCTGGTACCTGTCCAAATTGAAACGAGACGCTCGGCAGGAGTTTGAAAAAGGTCACATCCCTGGAGCAGCCTTCTTCGACATCGACCTCTGCAGTGACCAGACGTCCCCCTATGACCACATGCTGCCCAGTGCTACAGAGTTTGCTGAGTATGTTGgcaagctgggggtggggaacggCTCCCACGTGGTGGTATATGATGCCAGTGACCAGGGCCTCTACTCCGCCCCCCGATTGTGGTGGATGTTTAGGGCCTTTGGGCACGAGACTGTCTCACTGCTGGATGGAGGGTTAAGGAACTGGAAGTGGGAGGGCTACCCACTGAGCTCTGGCAGGGCCTGCCCAATTCAAGCAGAGTTCCAGGCCACCCTCAACCCGATGTTTGTGAAGACCTATGAAGATATCAAGGAGAACATCGAATCACGTTGGTTCCAGGTTGTAGATTCCCGTGTTGAAGGGCGCTTCAGGGGCATTGAGCCAGAACCCCGGGAAGGCATCGAACCTGGCCACATCCCTGGCACCTTGAACATTCCCTTCATTGACTTCATGACTGAGGAGGGCCTGGAGAAGAGCCCTGATGCCATCCAAAGACTGTTCCAGGACAACAAGGTGGACCTCTCAAAGCCCCTGGTGGCAACTTGTGGCTCAGGCATCACTGCCTGCCATGTAGCCCTGGGTGCGTATCTCTGTGGCAAGCCTGATGTGGCCATCTATGATGGATCCTGGGTGGAGTGGTACATGCGTGCCCGGCCTGAGGATGTCATCTCAGAGGGCAGAGGCAAGACTTTCTGA